One segment of Anopheles stephensi strain Indian chromosome 3, UCI_ANSTEP_V1.0, whole genome shotgun sequence DNA contains the following:
- the LOC118511234 gene encoding probable NADH dehydrogenase [ubiquinone] 1 alpha subcomplex subunit 12: MARFVGLDKLGKLFNYVRDNGGIRASLYKLYRMDEMKSGRLVGEDKYGNKYYEDPSQFYGRNRWVEYAAHWNLEYDGSQIPAEWFGWMHYKTDLPPNRDGNRPHYSWMIDHSENVSGTKDAYMPYSTTRPKVEAWDPKKSLPK, encoded by the exons ATGGCTCGTTTCGTAGGTTTGGATAAGCTGGGCAAACTGTTCAACTATGTCCGTGACAATGGCGGCATCCGGGCCAGTTTGTACAAGCTGTACAG AATGGATGAGATGAAATCGGGCCGTCTGGTCGGTGAGGACAAGTACGGTAACAAGTACTACGAGGATCCGTCCCAGTTTTACGGCCGTAACCGTTGGGTAGAGTACGCAGCGCACTGGAACCTGGAGTACGATGGTTCTCAAATTCCGGCGGAATGGTTCGGTTGGATGCACTACAAG ACTGATCTGCCACCGAATCGGGATGGAAACCGCCCTCACTATTCGTGGATGATCGATCATAGTGAAAATGTGTCCGGTACTAAAG ATGCCTACATGCCGTACTCAACGACCCGCCCGAAGGTTGAAGCATGGGATCCGAAAAAGTCGCTACCGAAATAA
- the LOC118511230 gene encoding cryptochrome-1 — protein sequence MAKRETIVHWFRKGLRIHDNPALTVAVDKVRENPAKYCLRPIFMLDPGIRKWLRVGSNRWRFLQQTLVDLDKNLRSINSRLYVVRGNPVEVFPKLFTEWNVSLLTYEHDIEPYAVKRDKTVEDQAKKHRVEIHVEKSHTIFDPEAIVKKNAGKPPLTYQRYATLASACKIPPVLPAPSKLPAKCAAPESDKEERKNPACYDPPTMKELGVDEGTMSECKFPGGETESLRRMEEVLGRKAWVCNFEKPNTSPNSLEPSTTVLSPYLKFGCLSVRLFYSRISDTIKGQKHSQPPVSLIGQIMWREFYYCVAAVTPNFDKMVGNGVCMQIDWDTNKDHLEAWTHGRTGYPFIDAIMRQLRQEGWIHHLARHAVACFLTRGDLWISWEEGQRVFEELLLDADWALNAGNWMWLSASAFFHQFFRVYSPVAFGKKTDPEGKFIRKYVPELARFPAGIIYEPWKANLETQKKLGCIIGKDYPKRIVVHEDISKVNIQRMSAAYKRNKAQKETDLDGDSAPDASTPGKKRPASSSSSAKSSAAPKKRKLEATIEKFLKKK from the exons ATGGCCAAACGCGAAACCATCGTGCACTGGTTCCGAAAAGGACTTCGCATCCATGATAATCCCGCGCTGACGGTAGCCGTGGACAAGGTGCGAGAAAATCCCGCCAAATACTGCTTGCGGCCAATATTTATGCTAGATCCGGGCATACGCAAGTGGCTGCGCGTTGGTTCCAATCGGTGGCGATTTTTGCAGCAAACGCTGGTAGATTTGGATAAAAATTTACGCTCCATTAACTCGAG GCTTTACGTGGTACGTGGTAATCCGGTGGAAGTATTCCCAAAGCTGTTCACCGAATGGAACGTATCGTTGCTTACTTACGAGCACGACATCGAACCGTACGCAGTGAAGCGAGACAAAACTGTCGAAGACCAGGCAAAGAAGCACCGTGTGGAAATTCACGTGGAAAAATCTCACACCATATTCGACCCCGAAGCTATCGTGAAGAAAAACGCTGGCAAGCCACCACTCACCTATCAACGGTATGCAACACTGGCGTCGGCCTGCAAAATACCTCCGGTGCTACCGGCACCATCGAAACTTCCCGCTAAATGCGCTGCACCCGAATCGGATAAGGAGGAACGCAAAAATCCCGCCTGCTACGATCCTCCAACGATGAAGGAACTGGGTGTGGATGAAGGTACGATGAGCGAATGCAAATTTCCCGGCGGTGAAACGGAATCCTTGCGCCGGATGGAAGAAGTGCTCGGTCGTAAGGCATGGGTGTGCAATTTCGAAAAGCCGAACACGTCCCCAAATTCACTCGAACCATCGACCACGGTTCTGAGTCCGTACCTGAAGTTCGGTTGCCTAAGCGTGCGACTCTTCTACAGCCGGATATCGGACACTATCAAAGGACAGAAACATTCGCAGCCACCGGTATCGCTGATCGGGCAGATAATGTGGCGCGAGTTTTACTACTGCGTGGCAGCGGTAACTCCCAACTTCGACAAGATGGTCGGCAACGGTGTCTGCATGCAGATCGACTGGGACACTAACAAGGACCACCTGGAAGCGTGGACCCATGGGCGGACGGGTTATCCGTTCATCGATGCGATCATGCGCCAACTACGCCAGGAAGGATGGATACATCATCTTGCCCGTCACGCCGTCGCATGTTTCCTAACGCGTGGCGACCTGTGGATTTCGTGGGAAGAAGGGCAGCGTGTTTTCGAGGAACTGCTGCTGGATGCCGATTGGGCGCTAAACGCGGGCAACTGGATGTGGCTGTCGGCATCCGCGTTCTTTCACCAATTCTTCCGCGTCTACAGTCCGGTAGCTTTTGGCAAGAAGACTGATCCGGAGGGCAAGTTTATCCGCAAGTACGTCCCGGAACTGGCACGCTTCCCGGCCGGAATCATCTACGAACCGTGGAAGGCAAATCTCGAAACGCAAAAAAAGCTCGGTTGCATCATAGGGAAGGATTATCCGAAGCGGATCGTTGTGCACGAGGACATTTCGAAGGTGAACATTCAACGCATGTCTGCCGCTTACAAACGTAACAAAGCACAGAAAGAGACCGACCTGGACGGGGACAGTGCACCGGATGCCAGCACGCCGGGAAAAAAGCGTCCAGCGAGTTCATCATCGTCGGCAAAGAGCAGTGCCGCTCCGAAGAAACGAAAGCTGGAAGCCACCATTGAAAAGTTCTtgaaaaagaagtaa
- the LOC118511232 gene encoding serine/threonine-protein phosphatase 2A activator-like — protein MSESGADGEPKQEFVVPQKLVKSNADMEMWRMSECYYDLLGFISSMCEALQGTRNNQQLVMPPVVEKLMKVLDRLEQLAIETPPVDQPARFGNVAFKSWHQKMQSESMQLITDVLPDPLKHASKEVCVYFVDCFGNPTRIDYGTGHELAFIMFLMCLFKIGAFERKDEVAVGLKLFMKYIILARKLQVTYRMEPAGSHGVWSLDDFQFVPFIWGSAQLSVNSPIDTSQFVEEKYIAKYKDELMFVGCIDYIQQVKTGNFYEHSNQLWSISAVPQWSKICTGLIKMYQKEVLSKFPVIQHVYFGSILTLKTIKLGTTLPNPRLGMVPRQHAPAVPAPPKFPAGDGM, from the exons ATGTCTGAGAGTG GTGCTGATGGCGAACCAAAGCAAGAGTTTGTGGTGCCTCAAAAGCTGGTCAAATCGAACGCGGATATGGAGATGTGGAGAATGTCCGAATGCTATTACGATCTGTTGGGATTCATTAGCAGCATGTGCGAAGCGTTGCAAGGTACTCGCAACAACCAGCAGCTGGTGATGCCACCGGTGGTTGAAAAACTGATGAAGGTTCTAGATCGATTGGAGCAGCTGGCAATTGAAACTCCGCCGGTTGATCAGCCGGCCCGGTTCGGAAACGTTGCGTTCAAGAGCTGGCATCAAAAGATGCAATCGGAAAGCATGCAGCTCATTACCGATGTACTGCCGGATCCGCTGAAACACGCAAGCAAGGAGGTTTGTGTGTACTTTGTTGACTGTTTCGGCAATCCGACGCGTATCGATTACGGTACCGGGCACGAGTTGGCTTTCATCATGTTTCTGATGTGCTTGTTCAAGATCGGTGCTTTCGAGCGTAAAGATGAAGTAGCTGTTGGCTTGAAG CTGTTCATGAAGTACATCATCCTGGCGAGAAAGCTACAGGTGACGTACCGCATGGAGCCGGCCGGCAGTCACGGTGTGTGGAGTTTGGACGATTTTCAGTTCGTGCCCTTCATCTGGGGTAGTGCGCAGCTGTCCGTCAACAGTCCCATCGACACCTCACAGTTTGTGGAGGAGAAATATATCGCCAAGTACAAAGATGAGCTTATGTTCGTGGGTTGCATCGACTACATACAGCAGGTGAAGACGGGCAACTTTTACGAGCACTCGAATCAGCTGTGGAGCATCAGCGCCGTTCCGCAGTGGTCCAAGATCTGTACGGGACTGATTAAGATGTACCAAAAGGAGGTGCTGTCCAAGTTTCCCGTCATTCAGCACGTATACTTTGGCTCGATACTGACGCTTAAAACGATTAAACTGGGCACCACGCTGCCCAATCCGAGGCTGGGCATGGTTCCACGGCAACATGCACCGGCAGTGCCGGCACCTCCCAAGTTTCCCGCTGGCGATGGAATGTGA
- the LOC118511229 gene encoding CD109 antigen-like → MFSRVAICCVVLCTFAVLADEGDYISILTTWTSAGSDNVSIILANMDTTASTFEIENIGLEEGDVIVTTTVNPRHVQLYLIPPEWSYAASDREAIQLDIVTSSKTPDEARLTGQIKLAQQPKVLIQLSDTLHTPGDFLKFRIILTDEVNKPFPRSEHPFDLTIALHHESQHTVASWDSRLAPGDIYSGQHLFADDRDIGDWNLTVTIGEQTTSKRFQVMLHSAPIHKIAIKTDELITRQDTHIAIAVEASYTFGKPLRGTLTLTVSGDDDQRVERSSPIAGNKIVMIPMDEIMSSRDTSAERIIHINASVSSTNGLTQRVYSQARSIPVYPSSYKLEVLRMVDFTPGQNATLFIRVTKANGKPLKELSNSKRSVSVSVKFHNEDSIISRNFVQSLDRDGTAILSLATDSITELLTVEMRYEDVSASITLEPAYSPQIHVLVVSSSQYEQKEGFTLTLVSSHPMDGVLAVIRKHNGENIPILIYCELQNYHEHFVPLVRPGDVKRVYVFGRFEGTLVQASTPYQEPAPSSRVNLYMNGTDIRVFAKGDSSRVGMAVYEGLLVEDQLESIYARSMFNGSVYPESEDVFPLSINDLIVMAPLQLLEAGSQQDTIGTTPLNRLLHWEEGTTSNQKASFQFQPPPHINQLTVSAFVFSPTRGLGIAEPIHWQRQQDLEIYLHIPYSAKKLEPVTVDVYIVNNRLETVQFLLVELLNRANEFQFLNNSGRTDATHKILYGRLMPNEVQRAEFLIRPRKLGSITLKANAYTEGNVIARAETILRTIPESVQQMGSIVRLFSVDNSTESLDEVKIPIPRTVDCGSEKITLSLHREQLQIASLPVSLLLDKLVPADPCTESMKASLTLDVLELAKLEWTERKTLAESMANESTTKILEYSNTNGYFTIPDQHTPSSKCWDTVIAVQALIASNRHLHRTDVEGAIAAALDWLKTQQASDGRFCTEEDEQDGVKAVEKTAHVLLAFLEARKHIWRFVSVIDKARNYLLSGTVNLREPHHLALVGHVLQFSLARPTGKENRALIDEQVSHILSELLDRKVQSASGLKMWWNGGTASDLEATAYALLLMTSRKYLFNAAPIVNWIKGQPYRRATPAITPNSHIALRALIEYAKHTTFLEKRYNATIIAGGKSGVLARQELRHDSGNHVLTLPPATRSVSFTISGTISGAMEINYSYMESVTLRTAKFDIELHRYDTSNEDYTDWRVCIRFLPKGFYEKTRMVTCEISFPTGYIALDDSVDELSQRDDVVTTVLRNDETQLSITFEEIGVQQRCFNVTGFRRNVETRQLPGTIKVFDVTDASNVAFKQMGTQA, encoded by the exons ATGTTCTCCCGGGTGGCGATTTGTTGTGTAGTGTTGTGTACATTCGCCGTATTAGCCGATGAAGG CGATTACATCTCCATCCTCACAACCTGGACATCTGCTGGAAGCGATAATGTGAGCATCATACTGGCAAACATGGACACCACTGCCAGCACTTTCGAGATAGAAAATATCGGGCTGGAGGAGGGTGATGTGATCGTGACCACCACCGTTAATCCCAGGCACGTTCAGCTCTACCTCATTCCACCCGAATGGAGTTACGCCGCTAGTGATCGTGAAGCGATTCAGCTAGATATCGTTACCTCCTCGAAAACTCCCGACGAAGCACGTCTGACGGGACAAATTAAACTAGCCCAGCAGCCTAAAGTGTTAATACAACTCAGTGACACCTTACATACCCCGGGAGACTTTCTAAAGTTTCGCATCATACTAACGGACGAAGTGAACAAGCCTTTCCCCAGGAGTGAGCATCCGTTCGACCTGACGATCGCGCTGCACCACGAATCACAGCACACGGTGGCATCCTGGGACAGTCGGCTCGCTCCGGGCGATATCTACAGTGGGCAGCATCTGTTTGCCGATGATCGAGATATTGGCGATTGGAACTTAACGGTGACGATCGGAGAGCAGACCACATCGAAGCGGTTTCAAGTGATGCTACATTCAGCTCCGATTCACAAAATAGCGATCAAAACTGACGAACTAATCACACGCCAAGATACGCATATTGCGATTGCCGTTGAAGCTAGCTACACGTTCGGGAAGCCTCTCCGTGGAACACTAACCCTGACCGTATCGGGAGATGATGATCAGCGGGTGGAGCGATCGTCCCCCATTGCTGGTAACAAGATCGTAATGATTCCGATGGATGAAATAATGTCCAGCCGGGACACATCTGCCGAGAGGATTATTCACATTAACGCTTCAGTGTCCTCGACGAATGGATTAACTCAGCGTGTTTACAGTCAAGCCAGATCGATTCCAGTTTACCCATCATCGTACAAGTTGGAGGTGCTGAGGATGGTTGACTTTACACCCGGACAGAATGCAACCCTGTTCATCAGAGTGACTAAAGCAAATGGGAAACCACTAAAAGAattgagcaacagcaaaaggaGCGTATCGGTTAGTGTGAAGTTCCACAACGAGGATTCAATCATTAGCCGTAACTTCGTACAATCGTTGGATAGGGATGGTACGGCGATCCTGTCACTCGCTACCGATAGCATTACGGAGCTTCTAACAGTGGAGATGCGATACGAGGATGTGTCCGCTTCCATAACGCTCGAGCCAGCCTATAGTCCCCAGATTCATGTGCTGGTTGTGAGTTCTAGCCAGTACGAACAGAAGGAAGGGTTCACGCTCACGCTCGTATCGTCCCATCCGATGGACGGAGTGCTGGCGGTGATCCGTAAGCACAATGGTGAAAACATTCCAATCTTGATTTACTGCGAGCTGCAAAACTATCACGAGCATTTCGTACCGTTGGTGCGACCCGGTGATGTGAAGCGGGTCTACGTTTTTGGGAGATTCGAAGGAACGTTAGTGCAAGCGTCGACGCCTTACCAGGAACCTGCTCCGTCTAGTCGG GTGAATCTCTATATGAATGGTACGGATATAAGGGTATTCGCGAAAGGAGATTCATCTCGCGTCGGTATGGCAGTTTACGAGGGCTTGCTAGTTGAAGACCAGTTGGAGAGCATCTATGCGCGGTCCATGTTCAACGGATCGGTCTATCCAGAG TCTGAAGACGTTTTCCCGCTGTCCATCAACGACTTGATAGTGATGGCGCCGCTCCAACTGCTTGAGGCAGGCAGCCAACAAGACACCATCGGAACAACGCCATTAAATCGTTTACTTCATTGGGAGGAAGGCACTACAAG CAATCAAAAGGCATCGTTTCAATTCCAACCTCCACCACACATCAACCAGCTGACGGTAAGTGCATTCGTGTTTAGCCCTACCCGAGGACTCGGTATCGCCGAACCGATCCACTGGCAACGTCAGCAGGACCTGGAGATCTACCTGCACATCCCATACTCGGCGAAAAAGTTGGAACCAGTCACGGTCGACGTTTATATCGTAAACAATCGCCTCGAAACGGTGCAGTTTCTGCTGGTGGAGCTGTTGAACCGAGCCAACGAGTTCCAGTTCCTCAACAACTCCGGACGTACTGATG CTACTCACAAAATCTTGTACGGTCGACTGATGCCGAACGAGGTACAGCGTGCAGAGTTCCTGATACGTCCCAGGAAGCTAGGCTCGATTACGCTTAAAGCAAACGCTTACACCGAAGGCAACGTAATCGCTAGGGCGGAAACGATCCTTCGCACCATACCGGAGAGTGTACAACAAATGGGTAGTATCGTGCGTTTGTTCAGCGTCGACAATTCGACTGAAAGTTTGGACGAAGTTAAGATCCCGATTCCGCGCACGGTTGATTGCGGATCGGAGAAGATCACCCTGTCGCTGCATCGCGAACAGCTTCAGATTGCTTCACTGCCGGTAAGCTTACTGCTCGACAAGCTGGTCCCAGCAGATCCCTGTACGGAGAGCATGAAGGCATCCCTGACGCTGGACGTACTGGAGCTAGCTAAGCTGGAGTGGACCGAGCGGAAGACTCTCGCTGAAAGCATGGCCAACGAATCGACCACTAAGATATTGGAGTATAGCAACACGAATGGCTACTTTACCATTCCCGATCAGCATACGCCCTCGTCCAAGTGTTGGGACACGGTCATTGCAGTACAAGCGCTAATCGCCTCCAACAGACATCTCCACCGTACAGATGTCGAGGGTGCCATTGCAGCTGCTCTTGATTGGTTAAAGACACAGCAGGCAAGCGATGGCCGCTTCTGTACCGAGGAAGATGAGCAAGATGGGGTGAAAGCAGTCGAAAAGACTGCCCACGTGTTGCTGGCGTTTCTCGAAGCGAGGAAACACATCTGGCGCTTCGTTTCCGTTATCGATAAAGCAAGAAACTATTTGCTTTCTGGCACGGTGAACCTTCGTGAACCTCACCATCTTGCGCTGGTTGGACACGTGTTGCAATTTTCTTTAGCACGCCCAACTGGGAAGGAAAATCGTGCCCTGATCGACGAACAAGTATCGCACATTCTGAGTGAACTGTTGGACCGCAAAGTGCAAAGTGCTTCCGGGCTGAAGATGTGGTGGAATGGTGGAACTGCTTCGGATCTGGAAGCAACCGCATACGCGTTGCTGCTCATGACCTCCAGGAAGTACCTGTTTAACGCAGCACCGATAGTGAACTGGATCAAAGGACAACCGTACCGTCGTGCGACACCGGCCATTACGCCCAACTCTCATATCGCGCTCCGTGCACTGATAGAATATGCGAAGCACACCACGTTTCTGGAGAAGCGGTACAATGCGACGATCATTGCAGGTGGCAAGTCTGGTGTGCTAGCTCGTCAGGAACTGCGCCACGATAGCGGCAACCACGTGTTGACGCTACCGCCTGCAACCCGATCGGTAAGCTTCACGATCAGTGGCACCATTTCGGGTGCGATGGAAATTAACTACAGCTACATGGAGAGTGTAACGCTGCGAACGGCAAAGTTCGACATCGAGCTGCATCGGTACGACACCTCCAACGAGGACTATACCGATTGGCGCGTTTGCATTCGCTTCCTGCCGAAAGGGTTCTACGAGAAGACGCGTATGGTCACGTGCGAAATTTCGTTCCCAACCGGGTACATCGCACTGGACGACAGTGTGGATGAGTTGAGTCAACGCGATGATGTGGTG ACTACCGTGCTGAGAAACGATGAAACACAACTGTCGATTACGTTCGAAGAGATTGGCGTACAGCAGAGATGCTTCAATGTGACCGGCTTTCGGCGGAACGTGGAAACTCGGCAGCTGCCGGGAACTATTAAGGTGTTTGATGTTACTGATGCGT CCAATGTTGCATTCAAGCAGATGGGTACTCAAGCCTGA
- the LOC118511231 gene encoding synaptotagmin-5, with amino-acid sequence MKTPIVSWFSQSGGVNPTQIAIYGSVSFLVVSLLGLLIYITCSRRYRLNWYEKNLLESAKEREAAQRSSHEGHITCPIAYNVDAVAGTSRYLNRANGSPQTRADHPPFWASQGLYRKSDSRGQLIDTSDEETTGEDSGDSACSSSRSVIAAPSGAVAIASTGKHVVLVTSSPAKPTTSMVSTATTAGGLGTPGTAKVDNQGKIDMLDSVSTCSTVSRDELGGEDARGAIHLTLSYDPAAGILNVKLVEAQDLQPQDFSGTADPYAKIRLLPDRNNMWQTRIHKKTLNPVFDEDFVFEVRSATIGRRTLEILLFDFDAYSRHVCIGGVQFPLAQVCLAERIDIWRPLLPYTEQDNKQDLGDLMVSLSYLPAAEKLTVVIIKARNLRVIDGTRNSSDPYVKVCLYNADGRRIKKRKTTVARNTTAPVYNEALTFDISREMLRDCSIEFQVLHDSLLGRNETLGRATVGSGPEFRQENRKFFDELFRTRAATAQWISLCELKLKSDVVAKKK; translated from the exons ATGAAGACCCCCATCGTAAGCTGGTTCAGCCAGTCCGGTGGCGTAAATCCCACCCAGATAGCCATCTACGGTTCGGTATCGTTCCTGGTCGTATCCCTGCTAGGGTTGCTGATCTACATTACCTGCTCGAGGCGGTACCGGCTCAACTGGTACGAAAAGAATCTGCTCGAATCGGCCAAGGAGCGTGAAGCTGCCCAGCGAAGCAG TCACGAGGGACACATAACCTGCCCAATTGCGTACAACGTGGATGCCGTTGCCGGGACGTCACGCTATCTAAATCGGGCCAATGGTAGCCCGCAGACGAGGGCCGACCATCCACCGTTCTGGGCGTCGCAGGGTCTTTACCGGAAGAGTGACAGCCGGGGGCAGTTGATTGACACATCGGATG AAGAAACTACCGGCGAGGACAGCGGTGATTCAGCCTGCAGCAGTAGTAGGTCAGTTATAGCGGCACCCAGCGGTGCGGTGGCCATCGCCAGCACGGGCAAACATGTGGTGCTCGTTACGTCAAGCCCGGCCAAACCTACCACATCAATGGTGTCTACGGCAACAACTGCTGGCGGCCTGGGGACACCAGGGACAGCCAAGGTTGACAACCAGGGCAAGATCGATATGCTAGACTCGGTCAGCACGTGCAGCACGGTGAGCCGGGACGAGCTCGGCGGTGAGGACGCCCGCGGTGCGATACATCTGACACTGAGCTACGATCCTGCGGCGGGCATCTTGAACGTGAAGCTTGTCGAG gcACAGGACCTGCAGCCCCAGGACTTTAGTGGGACGGCGGATCCGTATGCGAAGATAAGGCTGCTGCCCGACCGGAACAACATGTGGCAGACGAGGATTCACAAGAAAACGCTCAACCCGG TGTTTGACGAGGACTTTGTGTTTGAGGTCCGGTCGGCTACGATCGGTCGGCGAACGCTCGAGATACTTCTGTTCGACTTTGACGCGTACTCACGCCACGTGTGCATCGGTGGGGTACAGTTCCCGCTCGCCCAGGTTTGCCTCGCCGAACGGATAGACATCTGGCGCCCGCTGCTACCGTACACCGAGCAGGACAACAAGCAGGATCTGGGCGATCTAATGGTTTCGCTGTCATATCTGCCCGCAGCCGAAAAGCTGACGGTCGTCATCATCAAGGCACGCAATCTGCGCGTCATCGACGGTACGCGAAATTCGTCTGACCCGTACGTGAAGGTGTGCCTGTACAATGCGGACGGTCGGCGGATCAAGAAGCGCAAAACGACGGTGGCACGCAATACGACCGCACCCGTCTACAACGAGGCCCTGACCTTCGACATAAGTCGTGAAATGTTGCGCGACTGCTCGATCGAGTTTCAGGTGCTGCATGACAGCCTGCTGGGGAGGAATGAAACGTTGGGCCGGGCGACGGTCGGCAGTGGGCCCGAGTTCCGGCAGGAAAACCGGAAGTTCTTCGACGAGCTGTTCCGTACGCGTGCGGCCACTGCCCAGTGGATATCGTTGTGCGAGCTGAAGCTAAAGTCGGACGTGGTGGCGAAGAAAAAGTGA